One Lampris incognitus isolate fLamInc1 chromosome 14, fLamInc1.hap2, whole genome shotgun sequence DNA window includes the following coding sequences:
- the LOC130124030 gene encoding interferon-inducible GTPase 5-like, protein MENRFKNEPTQEIAEALQNNDPASAAQKIQEYLKQQEDIPLNIAVTGDSGSGKSTFVNAFRGIDNRDEGAAPTGCVETTMEVTPYPHPSYPNVVLWDLPGIGTTKFPADKYLKHVGFEKFDFFIIISADRFTENDVKLALAIQKMGKMLYFVRSKIDNNLRDAERSQRDFNQAETLDKIRKYCCKGLQDNGMKSAKVFLISNFDVGLYDFQLLEDTLEKELPKHKRDALLFAIPNINEGILNKRREAFQAKIKYCASLSALIAVAPVPGLSFAVDTSVLVTVIHQYVLGFGLDNKSLQKLARSTKTPLDDLKAVMRSPFVLKEINKEMIIKALTTSASGIALSVAEEVARFIPLFGIAAASALSFTSTYSFLHNCLAALAKDAQNVLMKALKVNP, encoded by the exons ATGGAAAATCGTTTCAAAAATGAACCAACACAAGAAATAGCAGAGGCACTTCAGAACAATGATCCTGCTTCAGCTGCTCAGAAGATCCAAGAGTATTTGAAACAGCAAGAAGATATTCCACTGAATATTGCCGTTACAGGAGACTCAGGCTCTGGTAAATCCACCTTTGTTAATGCCTTCAGAGGCATTGACAACAGGGATGAGGGAGCTGCTCCCACTGGTTGTGTGGAAACCACCATGGAGGTTACACCGTACCCCCATCCATCCTATCCAAATGTTGTTCTGTGGGATCTCCCTGGGATTGGTACCACCAAGTTCCCAGCTGACAAATACCTGAAGCATGTTGGATTTGAGAAGTTTGAttttttcatcatcatctcagCTGATCGTTTCACAGAAAATGATGTGAAGCTGGCTTTGGCCATCCAGAAAATGGGGAAGATGCTGTACTTTGTCCGCTCTAAGATTGATAACAATTTACGTGATGCAGAGAGAAGTCAGAGGGACTTCAATCAAGCTGAGACGCTTGACAAAATCAGGAAATATTGTTGTAAAG GTCTTCAAGATAATGGGATGAAATCTGCTAAAGTCTTCCTGATCTCCAATTTTGATGTCGGCCTGTATGATTTCCAACTCTTGGAGGACACCTTGGAGAAGGAACTTCCTAAACACAAGAGGGATGCTCTGCTGTTCGCCATTCCCAATATAAACGAGGGTATCCTCAACAAGAGAAGAGAGGCTTTCCAAGCTAAAATAAAGTATTGTGCCTCATTATCTGCATTAATAGCAGTTGCACCAGTCCCTGGCCTTTCTTTTGCGGTTGATACAAGCGTTCTGGTTACCGTCATCCATCAGTATGTGTTGGGCTTCGGTCTTGATAACAAATCACTGCAGAAACTTGCACGAAGCACAAAGACTCCTTTGGATGATTTAAAAGCAGTCATGAGATCACCTTTTGTATTGAAAGAAATAAACAAAGAGATGATTATTAAAGCATTAACCACGTCTGCATCTGGAATTGCGTTATCTGTAGCGGAGGAAGTGGCAAGATTTATTCCACTATTTGGCATCGCAGCAGCATCAGCACTTTCTTTTACGTCAACTTATTCATTTCTGCATAACTGTCTTGCAGCACTTGCCAAAGATGCTCAAAACGTACTGATGAAGGCGCTGAAAGTAAACCCTTGA